A genomic window from Vitis riparia cultivar Riparia Gloire de Montpellier isolate 1030 chromosome 16, EGFV_Vit.rip_1.0, whole genome shotgun sequence includes:
- the LOC117933672 gene encoding gibberellin 20-oxidase-like protein, with the protein MGMMPESQTSIELPVFDIGQSQPFDPSSLSSLLLACKEWGFFHITNHGISMDLFKKLKSLSNSLFCLPSVSKLKVGPSSSLRTYTPHFIASPFFESFRVSGPDFFTSARSSAEVVFNHPNSEFSEVFQEYCTKMSQLSKSIIEVVLMCLGNDFEKRLYESEFNNCNGYLRINNYSPPESTKESEVEGLGMHTDMSCITIVYQDEIGGLQVRSKEGKWMDINPCEGTLVVNIGDLMQAWSNANLRSSEHRVVLKQQHVNRLSLAFFWCFEDDKVIISPNEVVGEGNSRIYQPFVCADYLKFRESNEKGKFEKVGFTVKDFAGIGECMELL; encoded by the exons atgGGGATGATGCCTGAGTCTCAGACTTCTATAGAGCTTCCTGTTTTTGACATTGGGCAGTCTCAGCCATTTGATCCATCATCTCTTTCATCCCTCTTGTTGGCCTGCAAGGAATGGGGTTTCTTCCACATAACTAACCATGGAATTTCCATGGATCTTTTCAAGAAGCTCAAATCTCTCTCAAACTCTCTCTTCTGCCTCCCTTCTGTTTCCAAGCTCAAGGTTGGGCCTTCATCATCCTTGAGGACATACACTCCCCATTTCATTGCCTCCCCTTTCTTTGAAAGTTTTCGTGTTTCTGGACCAGACTTCTTCACCTCTGCACGGAGTTCTGCAGAAGTAGTCTTCAACCACCCGAATTCTGAATTCAG TGAGGTGTTCCAGGAATACTGTACCAAGATGTCTCAGCTCTCAAAAAGTATCATTGAGGTTGTACTGATGTGTCTAGGAAATGATTTTGAGAAGAGACTATACGAATCCGAATTCAACAACTGCAATGGTTATTTGAGAATCAACAATTATTCACCACCAGAGAGCACAAAAGAATCAGAAGTAGAAGGGCTAGGCATGCACACTGACATGAGCTGCATCACAATTGTATATCAGGATGAGATTGGTGGGCTTCAAGTGAGATCCAAGGAAGGGAAGTGGATGGACATAAACCCATGTGAAGGAACACTGGTGGTGAACATTGGGGACTTGATGCAAGCTTGGAGCAATGCAAATTTAAGATCATCTGAGCACCGAGTTGTGTTAAAACAACAGCATGTAAACCGACTCTCCCTCGCtttcttttggtgttttgaagaTGACAAGGTAATAATTTCACCCAATGAAGTGGTTGGAGAAGGGAATTCGAGGATCTACCAACCATTTGTTTGTGCAGACTATTTGAAGTTCAGAGAGAGCAATGAGAAAGGGAAGTTTGAGAAAGTTGGGTTCACTGTAAAAGATTTCGCTGGTATTGGGGAATGCATGGAGCTTCTTTAA